The sequence AGTGCTGCCGTTTCTTCAGCTCGGAAAGGATGCCGGCTTTTTCCACCTGTTTCTTGAATTTACGCAAGGCAAAATCAAAGTGGTCGTTTTCACTCAAAACAATTCCTGGCAAGTTGTCTTCACCTCCCGGACTCACGACGGTTTAGGATTAACGCTCGTGAGGGAAACTTTCAAAAAGAGATCGATCATATCCAAAAGCAGGCAGGCT comes from Desulfonatronum thiodismutans and encodes:
- the rpsU gene encoding 30S ribosomal protein S21; this encodes MPGIVLSENDHFDFALRKFKKQVEKAGILSELKKRQHYEKPSVQKKKKEAAARKRAVKKSRKINSSR